A window of Oryza glaberrima chromosome 2, OglaRS2, whole genome shotgun sequence genomic DNA:
CCTGAAACGCAACTCACGTGCAAAGTCCTAGTACTTTCTTTCTCTGTAGCTCATCACATTCACATCGCTAGATTGGATTGGAACCCTATATACTGTTCATGACAGATTGCGTgtactaccaaaaaaaaaagatccagtAAAAACATAGATATTTCAGTGGTAAGTTTGAGTGTCCATGGAGCACAATCACAAGTTGATACTCTGATGTAATGCTGCACCGTATCTAAGCGCATTTCACAGCCTTTGCATTGCATCGGTTGCATCCAGTGCAATTTGCTGAATTGAGGTCAATACACAGGAAATATTCTGCTGTTTACTTTAGTAAGTGAGGTGTGACTGGTAGCAAGAATCTGCAGGGCTACTGATACTTTAGCAAGTTGTGATAAAACCGGTGGATGAACAGAACAAGAACCTGATTCCAGCATGAAAGGGAGATTCCACACGGTACTTGCTACTCTTCTGATTTCTGAATGGTTAATTGGCGACCGATGCTGATTCTCAACCTTTTCCAGTTGAAGCCCCAGCAGTAGGCATGATAAGAATCAGCACACTGCAAATAGATTTAGTTCAGACAAAAAGAACACAGGAAAAAATTGCTTCATTGTCACCCCGGTTGCTCTGGAAGTGTGGATTACCTTGACAGCTGGGAGTGACAGGAAATAGCTGTTCCCCCTGCTGAATGATTTCACATGATAGAAATGGTGAATTTATCGTCTCTACCTGTCAAAAAATACTCAAAAGACTACACAGTTGATATCAGTCACCATAGTATTTAGCACACTGGCAACCACATATGCTCTGCTGAAAACTGAAATGAGCAGCACACTAAATACACAATAATAGCAGAAACCAGAGCAGAGTGTACAAGTAGACATTTCCGCAGATGAACGATCTGCAGTCAAATTGCCATAACACTGAACGTTGTTGAACAAGATTACAAGCATGAGAACTTATGAACTGGACAGAAAATCAGAATTTATAACTCGAACTTCACTCAAACAAGGTAAAATTAAAAGCGGATAACTGGATATATACATCTCAAGTTGTTCACAACTACATGCTCCCTTTTGTGGCTATTAGACCACCTAACTGTGTGCATCACTGCATCCTTGATGACAATACTCCAATTATCTGAGGCAGAAGCAGTCCAATCCTCAGAAACATGACAGTATTACAGCAACCAGATGTGTGCATTCTGTGAACGATGCAAACACATCAGAACCGGGTCTACACATCCCTAGAAAAACAACAGTAGAACACTTGGACATGGCTCATTAGCTATTAGATCAAGATCACACAGTTCCCGTGGCCAGTGATATTAAAAATGGAGGCCAACTGATTTTACTCGAGATTAGCTGCACACTTGAGTCACTGAAACTTATCTTATTTACAGCACAACATGATCTCCTAATTCTTCCTTTGATGTTAATATTCCATCCTTCCAGGCCGAAACACAAAGTTCCTTGCCTTGCGGGAGCACAGCAAAGTTGCCAATGATACATAGAAGCTAGTCATTGTGCTGATACAGAATGCACCTAGGGATACCCATCCGTTCTCTCCATGCCAGCCACCAAGCCAACCATGGCGATTGCTTCCTGCCATTTTCCCTTCTGGCATCCTAGAATGCGCACTGCATCCTTCCCCGCTGCATATCCCAGGGTTTCCAGCCAATGCTCCTGGAAACTTCTGCAACCCATCAGTTGTCGGCAAAGGCCCAGATAGGCTATTGTAGGAGAGATTAAGCACCTCAAGCTCTGTCATGGCAGCTATCTCAGGAGGTACCACCCCTGACAACTCATTATGTGAGAAGTCAAGGGTCCGTAGCTTCCCCATCCCCCCAATACCTGAAGGAATCTGCCCATCCAAATAATTACAAGAGAGATTCAAATACTCCAGTCCCTTCATTGCAACCAACCCGTCTGGTATCTCCCCACGGAGCTCATTCCTAGACAGATCTATCCCGGTAGCTGCTTGAAGATCATAGCCCAGCTCCAATTGCCGGCCTGCCATGTCCGTGGACACTGACACAAACAGCTGAGGTGGAAGCACAGCCTCTGATGGACTCCCCTGACCACTGCCTCCACCATTAAGGACGGCACTGACATTGAACCCACCATCCGGGATGAAACCCACAAACCTATTGCCGGACAAATCAATCCACTGAAGTGTTGGGAACGAGAACATCCAATCCGGTAGCTGACCAGAGAGCTGGTTACCAGCCAGTGATAAGAACCTCAAGCTCTGCCATTTGGCCACAGCTCCACTGAGCTCCCCTGTGATCTTGTTTCCTGACAAGTTCACCACCTCCAGGGATCGGCACCCGGCCAACGGCAGCGGAATTTCACCAGATATTCGGTTGTTCGACAAATCTAACACCTTCAAACTGTCAAGGGCATCAAGCTCCGGCCGCAGTGCTCCTGAAAGATGATTCCCCCCAAGCCGCAGGTACAGAAGCTGGAAGCAGCCGGCAAGGCCAGCAGGCACTACACCAGAGAGCCAATTACGCGACAAATCAAGCGCCTGCAAGTAGGTTAAATTCCCAATCCCAGTCGGAATCTCCCCGGAGAGCTGGTTATCCGCAAGAAACAATCCCTGAAGGCTCCGGATGGCGGTGATCCCGACGGGGATCTCGCCGGAGAAGCGATTGTGGGagaggtcgaggaggaggaggcccgaAGCGTCGGGGTCGGCGACGACCCGCGGCGGGACGGCGCCCGTGAGCGCGTTCCGCGAGAggtcgagcgcggcgaggcTC
This region includes:
- the LOC127763934 gene encoding leucine-rich repeat receptor-like protein FASCIATED EAR2 is translated as MPNASPLHHLASLLLLALALAPRPAAPAATDRAALLAFRASLPPPSRAVLASWRGPLSESWRGVSLHPPAAAGAPAPAPPPSVSGLALRGLNLSGQLPAAPLALLRRVRALDLSANALSGELPCSLPRSLLDLDLSRNALSGAVPTCFPASLPALRALNLSANALRFPLSPRLSFPASLAALDLSRNALTGAVPPRVVADPDASGLLLLDLSHNRFSGEIPVGITAIRSLQGLFLADNQLSGEIPTGIGNLTYLQALDLSRNWLSGVVPAGLAGCFQLLYLRLGGNHLSGALRPELDALDSLKVLDLSNNRISGEIPLPLAGCRSLEVVNLSGNKITGELSGAVAKWQSLRFLSLAGNQLSGQLPDWMFSFPTLQWIDLSGNRFVGFIPDGGFNVSAVLNGGGSGQGSPSEAVLPPQLFVSVSTDMAGRQLELGYDLQAATGIDLSRNELRGEIPDGLVAMKGLEYLNLSCNYLDGQIPSGIGGMGKLRTLDFSHNELSGVVPPEIAAMTELEVLNLSYNSLSGPLPTTDGLQKFPGALAGNPGICSGEGCSAHSRMPEGKMAGSNRHGWLGGWHGENGWVSLGAFCISTMTSFYVSLATLLCSRKARNFVFRPGRMEY